The following proteins are co-located in the Marinomonas profundi genome:
- a CDS encoding GGDEF domain-containing response regulator — MKQSPTVLIVDDVPENLRVLKEVIDALDCQIAVANSGERALALLERMQPCLILLDVMMGGIDGFETCRRIRANPLHKDVPIIFVTALVDDISRGFDAGGNDYISKPIRVEEVRSRVQHQLERFHLIHELRELTHSLEEKVRERTADLNLLNRNLRTEVNERRYMQDRLNYLAKHDFVTQLYNRDALDEHISYLISGIQAKTAAYTPYFILVDINEFRLINDSCGCIAGDELLHQLAILMSELSDPQHDFCARLSGDKFAIVVSEGGDEAVESFFRRLQQGFKNFIFAWDERQFRLSITQVAIPITLDMVSFEQVVMLADEVCYSSKKSGIHSRIIKNAKDLAYDEHRGNLNWGLRIIDGLEKDLFEVHFQQVFSLMKDESKKKIEILVRLQDEKTGGLIYPNDFIRAAERFGIVSKIDRWVISHTMQQLSERAELWEEIDQVALNVSALSVREENFAQFIIEQLAYYQLDGRKFCFEITETEALNNFSDTRRFMALLHQHGCTIALDDFGTGFSSFAYLMDLPFDLIKIDGMFIKDMHVNEIHRGMVDSIVKLAQMLNKPVVAEFVENQNIVNALQSLGVEWGQGYFFHKPEKL; from the coding sequence ATGAAGCAGTCTCCAACGGTGTTAATTGTCGATGATGTTCCCGAAAATTTACGCGTTTTAAAGGAAGTAATAGATGCATTGGATTGCCAGATTGCGGTGGCTAACTCCGGTGAACGTGCCTTGGCGCTGTTAGAACGAATGCAACCTTGTCTTATTTTGCTGGATGTTATGATGGGCGGTATTGATGGCTTTGAAACCTGCCGTCGAATTCGTGCCAACCCCCTACATAAAGATGTGCCTATTATTTTTGTCACCGCCTTAGTGGACGATATCAGCCGAGGATTTGATGCTGGCGGCAACGATTACATCAGTAAACCCATTCGTGTTGAAGAGGTGCGCTCAAGGGTTCAGCATCAATTAGAACGCTTTCATCTGATCCATGAATTAAGAGAATTGACCCATTCGCTCGAAGAAAAAGTACGAGAACGTACCGCCGATTTGAATTTGCTCAACCGCAATCTGCGCACCGAAGTGAATGAGCGGCGCTATATGCAAGATCGACTCAACTACCTAGCAAAGCATGACTTTGTTACCCAGCTCTATAATCGTGACGCTTTAGACGAACACATTTCCTATCTCATTTCTGGGATTCAAGCAAAAACCGCCGCTTACACCCCGTATTTTATCTTGGTTGATATTAACGAGTTTCGATTGATAAACGATTCTTGTGGCTGTATTGCGGGTGATGAACTCTTACATCAGCTTGCTATTTTAATGAGTGAGCTGAGCGACCCTCAGCACGATTTTTGTGCCCGTTTAAGTGGCGACAAGTTTGCCATTGTCGTTAGCGAAGGGGGTGATGAAGCGGTTGAATCCTTTTTCCGCAGGTTACAGCAAGGTTTTAAAAACTTTATTTTTGCATGGGATGAACGTCAGTTTCGCCTGAGTATTACGCAAGTGGCGATTCCGATTACGTTGGATATGGTGTCGTTTGAACAAGTGGTCATGTTGGCCGATGAAGTGTGTTACTCAAGTAAAAAGTCCGGTATTCATTCGCGTATTATTAAAAACGCCAAAGACCTTGCCTATGATGAACACCGAGGTAATTTGAACTGGGGATTGCGCATTATTGATGGGCTGGAAAAAGACTTGTTTGAAGTGCATTTCCAGCAAGTTTTTTCATTAATGAAGGATGAATCAAAGAAAAAAATCGAAATACTGGTGCGTTTACAGGATGAAAAAACGGGAGGCTTGATTTACCCCAATGACTTTATTCGCGCGGCCGAACGCTTTGGTATCGTATCTAAAATAGACCGCTGGGTGATTAGCCACACCATGCAGCAATTATCTGAGCGAGCAGAACTCTGGGAAGAGATAGATCAAGTGGCATTAAACGTCTCGGCCTTGTCGGTGCGCGAAGAAAACTTTGCTCAGTTTATTATTGAACAACTGGCGTATTATCAATTAGATGGCCGGAAATTCTGTTTTGAAATTACGGAAACCGAAGCGCTTAACAATTTTAGCGATACTCGACGTTTTATGGCGTTGCTGCATCAGCATGGTTGCACGATTGCTTTAGACGATTTTGGCACAGGCTTTTCGTCCTTTGCGTATTTAATGGATCTGCCTTTTGATCTGATAAAAATTGACGGCATGTTTATTAAAGATATGCACGTGAACGAAATTCATCGCGGCATGGTGGATTCAATCGTGAAACTGGCGCAAATGCTCAATAAACCCGTTGTTGCTGAGTTTGTTGAAAACCAAAACATTGTTAATGCCTTGCAATCGCTTGGTGTTGAATGGGGGCAAGGCTACTTTTTCCATAAGCCCGAAAAGCTTTAA
- a CDS encoding LysR substrate-binding domain-containing protein, whose product MRITLRQLQIFEAVVHTGSVTAAAEMVSISQPAASQALRELEALLGRPLFRRHGKRLQITPQARHLLPQARAVLSQIEQIESMGNENELSGSLHLAASVSVGNYVLPKQMSLFKRQHPNIRFNLDIGNTQSVIQQLLTGKAEVGFIEGYCQHAELMTQVWLKDELVVFGSSQEERPEALSWEDLKQASWVMREAGSGTRNILEQATAAEIPQLNVVLSLAHMEAVKQAVIHQMGLGCLSRMAISQELNSGLIRLYQTPLELNRNLLIVTPKNTALTQNAQRFIDLCGTAPTLLSL is encoded by the coding sequence ATGAGAATAACACTTAGACAATTACAAATTTTTGAAGCCGTCGTGCACACTGGCTCCGTTACCGCCGCGGCGGAAATGGTCTCCATCAGCCAGCCTGCGGCCAGTCAAGCGCTGCGTGAACTAGAAGCATTACTAGGACGCCCGCTGTTTCGTCGCCATGGTAAACGCTTGCAAATTACCCCCCAAGCTCGGCATCTTCTTCCTCAAGCTCGTGCGGTGCTCAGCCAAATAGAGCAGATAGAAAGCATGGGCAACGAAAATGAATTGAGCGGCTCCCTTCATTTGGCGGCCAGTGTCAGCGTTGGCAATTACGTACTGCCGAAACAAATGTCGCTGTTTAAGCGCCAACACCCCAATATTCGTTTTAATTTAGACATCGGCAACACTCAAAGCGTTATTCAGCAGTTACTTACCGGCAAAGCCGAGGTAGGCTTTATTGAAGGCTACTGCCAACACGCGGAGCTCATGACGCAAGTATGGCTCAAAGATGAACTGGTGGTGTTTGGTTCAAGCCAAGAAGAACGTCCCGAAGCGTTATCTTGGGAAGATTTAAAACAAGCCAGTTGGGTAATGCGAGAAGCAGGCTCCGGCACACGAAATATATTAGAACAAGCCACCGCCGCTGAAATACCGCAACTCAATGTGGTGCTTTCTCTCGCCCATATGGAAGCCGTGAAACAAGCGGTTATTCACCAAATGGGGCTGGGATGTTTGTCACGCATGGCGATTTCACAAGAGCTTAACTCCGGCCTGATTCGACTTTATCAAACGCCCCTTGAGCTCAATCGAAATTTATTAATCGTCACCCCAAAAAACACCGCATTAACTCAAAATGCGCAACGCTTTATTGATCTTTGTGGCACCGCCCCGACGTTATTAAGCTTGTAA